In the Acropora muricata isolate sample 2 chromosome 1, ASM3666990v1, whole genome shotgun sequence genome, one interval contains:
- the LOC136922689 gene encoding uncharacterized protein produces the protein MSSTEETPPAAATQFMLPPANLPPPKPLIVDDNLASNWKQWKKVWQRYEIAAGIYKQEDLVRVSTLLSVIGEDAIRAFDTFVWSEGQKEDSINDVLTNFDEYCEPRTQVIYERYRFNNRKQEAGESISAYVTELRVIAKNCAHDEITPDEILRDRLVLGVRDDKVRERLLRVNDLTLSKAIDICKSSEQTNQQLKMITSGTEEAVGAVETENKNGQELNSKSGQNADIVGIIMQIANALRTGKPALNADKRTTSTEAKCRSTTPHVNTAEEVSEEVFHISQVACGSRAMITMEVGKPSSHSQVAFQLDTGAECNLLSLKEYRRVTGDVYLKQVNRCSHKFIKTYTNERYRIMGSTELPIWRHGKRDVLLFNITEDDLAPLLSYSTCIELGLITINDCDSIIASNSHGHGLTPGVAITTGIIDLLEEYKDVFEGLGDLPGEYHIVTDDPVPPVVHPPRCVPVALRNQIKEKLYEMVASDVSTPVTEPTEWVSSMLVIVKPNKLRICLDPRDLNKAIRREHYQLPTVEEVATRLSQAKKFTVVDAKDGFWQKRLDTESSYKTTFNTPFGRYRWNRTPLGICSAPEVWA, from the coding sequence ATGAGTTCTACTGAAGAAACGCCACCCGCGGCTGCTACTCAGTTCATGCTGCCTCCGGCGAATTTGCCGCCGCCAAAGCCGCTGATAGTGGATGACAATCTGGCTAGTAATTGGAAACAGTGGAAGAAAGTTTGGCAACGTTATGAAATCGCGGCAGGAATTTACAAGCAAGAGGATCTTGTTCGAGTGTCAACATTGCTATCGGTCATCGGAGAAGATGCTATCAGAGCTTTTGATACGTTTGTTTGGAGCGAAGGTCAGAAGGAAGATAGTATTAATGATGTGTTGACCAACTTTGATGAATATTGCGAACCTCGCACTCAGGTCATTTACGAACGCTATCGTTTCAATAATCGTAAACAAGAGGCAGGCGAAAGTATAAGTGCGTACGTGACGGAGTTGCGTGTCATTGCCAAGAACTGTGCTCATGACGAAATCACACCGGATGAGATTCTACGCGACCGTTTGGTCCTTGGGGTACGTGATGATAAAGTACGAGAACGCCTCCTACGAGTAAACGACCTGACTTTGTCTAAGGCAATCGATATATGCAAATCCTCAGAGCAGACCAATCAACAATTAAAGATGATTACTAGCGGAACAGAGGAAGCAGTGGGTGCAGTTGAAACAGAGAACAAGAATGGCCAAGAACTAAACTCAAAAAGCGGCCAGAATGCCGATATTGTGGGTATCATAATGCAAATCGCCAATGCCCTGCGTACGGGCAAACCTGCCCTAAATGCGGACAAAAGAACCACTTCAACTGAGGCAAAGTGCCGATCAACTACCCCACACGTAAACACCGCAGAAGAAGTATCTGAAGAAGTCTTTCATATCAGTCAAGTTGCGTGTGGCTCGCGCGCAATGATTACCATGGAAGTTGGCAAGCCAAGCAGTCATAGTCAGGTGGCATTCCAACTAGACACAGGTGCAGAATGCAACCTTCTCTCGCTGAAGGAGTACCGACGAGTCACAGGGGACGTGTATTTGAAACAAGTAAATCGCTGCTCACACAAGTTTATAAAAACTTATACGAATGAACGATACAGGATCATGGGGTCGACAGAACTCCCCATATGGCGCCATGGGAAAAGAGACGTGTTGCTTTTCAATATTACCGAAGATGACCTTGCACCACTGCTATCCTATAGCACCTGTATTGAACTGGGGCTTATCACAATTAATGACTGTGATAGCATCATTGCATCAAATTCCCACGGTCACGGTCTGACCCCTGGTGTCGCTATAACAACAGGGATTATCGATCTTTTAGAAGAATACAAGGATGTTTTTGAAGGCTTGGGGGACCTCCCAGGCGAGTACCATATAGTCACCGATGATCCGGTGCCACCTGTGGTACATCCACCGCGCTGTGTACCAGTGGCTTTACGTAACCAGATCAAAGAGAAACTTTATGAGATGGTGGCCAGTGACGTCAGCACCCCGGTAACTGAACCAACGGAGTGGGTCTCCAGTATGTTAGTCATTGTCAAACCAAACAAGTTGCGTATATGCCTTGACCCTCGCGATTTGAACAAAGCCATCCGTCGAGAGCACTACCAACTGCCCACAGTTGAAGAAGTTGCAACCCGCCTTTCACAAGCAAAGAAGTTCACCGTTGTAGACGCCAAAGATGGTTTCTGGCAGAAGCGTCTTGACACTGAATCTAGTTACAAAACCACGTTCAATACACCATTTGGGCGTTATCGATGGAATAGGACGCCACTTGGCATCTGTTCAGCGCCAGAAGTATGGGCCTGA